In a single window of the Pieris rapae chromosome 9, ilPieRapa1.1, whole genome shotgun sequence genome:
- the LOC110999763 gene encoding coiled-coil domain-containing protein 130 homolog, translating to MGERKGQNLYYPPDYDPKVGGLNKFMGTHALRERARKLHMGILIIRFEMPYNIWCEGCNNHIGMGVRYNAEKTKIGMYYSTPVYQFRMKCHLCDNHFEIKTDPGNLDYVIVSGARRQENRWDPTDNGQIVPETKETQKKLFDDAMFKLEHKTGDEEASKLDKPRLGRLVGRNENVWKDDYDANCALRRNFRKRRKELEASAVNDSLLLAKSSLDINLLPENDDDRNMAALLSLRPSRSIEEKQTVTRNKIMNTPALQSSSGLITSFGGLKKEESLSKQHVLTRNNLGVVIKKNKVEKNYLDEKLNVNDSSVHSPLIQNEDIQKDDTGLDKINNQQNKRELVDGKCKEKVLSLVGDYSSSGENSE from the exons atggGTGAACGAAAAGGACAAAACCTTTATTATCCTCCTGACTATGACCCTAAGGTTGgaggattaaataaatttatgggTACTCATGCTTTACGAGAGAGGGCCAGAAAATTACACATGGGCATTCTAATAATACGGTTTGAAATGCCATATAATATATGGTGTGAAGGATGCAATAACCATATTGGTATGGGTGTAAGATACAATGCTGAGAAGACAAAAATTGGAATGTACTATAGTACCCCAGTTTATCAATTTCGAATGAAGTGTCACTTATGTGATaatcattttgaaattaaaactgaTCCTGGT AATCTAGATTATGTTATTGTGTCTGGAGCTAGACGTCAAGAGAACAGATGGGACCCTACAGACAATGGCCAGATTGTACCTGAAACAAAGGAAACACagaaaaaactatttgatGATGCTATGTTCAAGTTAGAACATAAGACAGGAGACGAGGAAGCTAGTAAATTGGATAAACCACGCCTTGGACGCCTAGTAGGACGCAATGAAAATGTGTGGAAAGATGACTATGATGCTAACTGTGCGTTAAGGAGAAACTTTAGG aaGCGAAGAAAAGAATTAGAAGCATCTGCTGTAAATGACAGTTTACTCCTTGCAAAATCATCGCTTGACATCAATCTGCTCCCGGAAAATGATGATGATAGAAATATGGCTGCCCTACTCTCACTGAGACCCTCTCGAAGTATTGAAGAGAAACAAACAGTCACACGaaacaaaattatgaataCCCCCGCCCTTCAAAGTAGTAGTGGACTCATAACTAGCTTTGGGGGACTTAAAAAAGAAGAATCCTTAAGTAAACAACATGTTCTTACTAGAAATAATTTAGgtgttgttataaaaaaaaataaagttgagaaaaattatttggatGAAAAACTTAATGTAAACGATAGTAGTGTTCATAGTCctttaatacaaaatgaagATATTCAAAAGGATGATACAGGTTTAGATAAGATAAACaaccaacaaaataaaagagaaTTAGTGGATGGAAAATGTAAGGAAAAAGTTTTGTCTTTGGTAGGTGATTATAGTTCAAGTGGAGAAAATTCAGAGTGA